The following are from one region of the Paenibacillus bovis genome:
- a CDS encoding substrate-binding domain-containing protein has translation MNKNITMRDIALKMGVSSVTVSKALNDKDGVSDELKEKIKLAAWEMGYRMNTVAKSMREGLTYNLGVIIPERFTGTSQTFYLRLYQEIAVALQQHNYYGILHILSREDEEQLHLPRIYHEQKVDGFILLGQVSKEYIEVIEQIEQPKMFLDFYDEHAEIDSIITDNFYGAYELTNYLIRQGHRDIAYVGNLYSTSSIQDRFLGYYKSLLEHHLPLRQEWILSDRDEQGTFVDLELPSSLPTAFVCNCDQVAHLLLQQLRAEGYQVPQDCSVVGFDNDIYATLSEPHLTTIEVNINKMAYTAVDSILKKIRDPHTSFGRVLVPGNIIYRDSVKDMT, from the coding sequence ATGAATAAAAATATTACGATGCGTGACATTGCACTCAAAATGGGCGTCAGCAGTGTTACCGTCTCCAAAGCGCTGAATGACAAAGATGGTGTCAGCGATGAACTCAAGGAAAAGATCAAGCTGGCGGCCTGGGAAATGGGTTATCGCATGAATACGGTAGCCAAGTCGATGCGTGAAGGACTTACGTATAATCTGGGTGTTATCATTCCCGAGCGATTCACCGGCACCTCCCAGACCTTTTACCTGCGCCTGTACCAGGAAATTGCGGTTGCGCTTCAGCAGCATAATTATTATGGCATTCTGCATATTCTGAGCCGCGAAGATGAGGAACAGCTGCATTTGCCGCGTATCTATCATGAACAAAAAGTCGACGGTTTTATTTTGCTGGGACAGGTGAGCAAGGAATATATCGAGGTCATCGAGCAGATCGAGCAGCCCAAGATGTTTCTCGACTTTTATGATGAGCATGCCGAGATTGATTCCATCATCACGGACAACTTTTACGGCGCTTATGAACTGACCAATTATCTGATTCGCCAGGGGCATCGCGATATCGCCTATGTGGGCAATCTCTATTCAACGAGCAGTATCCAGGACCGGTTTCTCGGCTATTACAAATCACTGCTGGAGCATCATCTGCCTTTGCGCCAGGAATGGATACTGAGTGACCGTGATGAACAGGGTACATTTGTTGATCTGGAGCTTCCTTCTTCCCTGCCTACGGCTTTTGTATGCAACTGTGATCAAGTCGCCCATCTGCTCCTGCAGCAGCTGCGCGCCGAGGGATATCAGGTACCGCAGGATTGTTCGGTTGTTGGCTTTGATAATGATATCTACGCGACCCTGTCCGAACCGCATCTGACGACGATTGAAGTGAATATTAACAAGATGGCCTATACCGCCGTCGATTCCATTCTCAAAAAGATACGTGACCCGCATACAAGTTTTGGAAGAGTACTTGTACCGGGCAATATCATATACCGGGATTCCGTAAAAGATATGACGTAA
- a CDS encoding glycosidase: MIHEQYAVLAAKQEQLLNRRNEKNTEFYNGIYDRYRYPVVTRHHIPVHWRYDLDAQRNPHFMERLGINAALNPGAIYHEGKYILVVRTEGLDRKSFFALAESDNGVDGFRFTGKPLTWDDVDPAETNMYDMRLVKHEDGWIYGIYCSEQKDPDAPANDTSSAVAQAGLVRTRDLKTWERLPNIRTSSPQQRNVVLHPEFVNGKYGFYTRPQDGFISTGSGGGIAFGWCDDILNPVIKTETVMDERRYHTVYEAKNGQGPAPIKTERGWVHIAHGVRNTAAGLRYVLYVFVTSLEDPSIVIAKPGGLFIAPYDDERVGDVSNVIFCNGAVVNEQGEVYIYYASSDTRVHVAVTNLEKLTDYAFNTPADPLRSLDCAIQRSALIEENERLLASR; the protein is encoded by the coding sequence ATGATCCATGAACAATACGCAGTACTCGCAGCCAAGCAGGAACAATTGCTGAACCGACGCAATGAGAAAAATACAGAGTTCTATAACGGTATCTATGATCGTTACCGCTATCCGGTCGTCACACGTCATCATATCCCTGTTCACTGGAGATATGATCTGGACGCACAGCGCAATCCGCATTTTATGGAGCGACTGGGGATTAACGCAGCTCTTAACCCGGGAGCGATCTATCATGAAGGCAAATATATCCTGGTTGTTCGTACCGAAGGACTGGATCGTAAATCCTTTTTTGCCCTTGCCGAAAGCGACAACGGAGTGGATGGATTCCGGTTTACAGGCAAGCCGCTAACCTGGGATGATGTGGACCCTGCCGAGACCAATATGTATGATATGCGTCTGGTCAAGCACGAAGATGGCTGGATCTATGGTATCTACTGCTCCGAGCAAAAAGATCCCGATGCACCTGCCAATGATACATCCAGTGCGGTAGCACAGGCAGGACTTGTTCGTACTCGTGATCTCAAAACCTGGGAGCGTCTGCCGAATATCCGTACCTCCTCTCCACAGCAGCGCAATGTGGTGCTGCATCCGGAATTTGTAAATGGGAAATACGGATTTTATACACGTCCACAGGATGGATTTATCTCTACCGGTTCCGGCGGTGGTATCGCTTTTGGATGGTGCGATGATATTCTGAATCCTGTGATCAAGACCGAGACAGTCATGGATGAACGCCGCTACCACACGGTCTATGAAGCCAAAAATGGACAGGGGCCTGCCCCGATCAAGACGGAGCGCGGCTGGGTACATATCGCTCATGGTGTGCGCAACACAGCAGCCGGTCTACGGTATGTACTGTATGTGTTTGTAACCAGTCTGGAAGATCCGTCCATTGTTATTGCCAAGCCGGGCGGCCTGTTTATTGCTCCTTATGATGATGAGCGCGTAGGTGATGTATCCAATGTTATTTTCTGCAATGGTGCAGTCGTGAACGAACAAGGCGAAGTGTACATCTATTATGCTTCCAGTGATACACGTGTTCATGTAGCGGTCACCAATCTGGAGAAACTCACCGATTACGCATTCAACACGCCTGCCGATCCGCTGCGTTCCCTGGATTGTGCGATCCAGCGTTCCGCGCTGATCGAAGAGAATGAACGCCTGCTGGCATCCCGTTAA
- a CDS encoding AGE family epimerase/isomerase — protein sequence MTILQKEIRQEWLEHILPFWMKLKDEQYGGYYGEVGYDLNISSNPPKGGIATARLLWSFAAAYRITGDSQYAQHARHAYQFLSGPLYDQEHEGIYWAVDYQGNPLDTRKHVYNQAFAIYAFSEYYRATGEEEALQLSIRLFRWLEQTGYNHQTGAYREEFDRFWQEQPNEMLSENGVIADITMNTHIHILEAYTNLYRVWPDEQVHQALDNLLLILHDRMYDPQLRRLNVFFDNQWNSLLDLTSFGHDIEASWLIDDAMQVIGNTDPVYQQMVIDMAYRVAEVAIQPDGSLMNEQENDHIDTSRIWWVQAEAVVGFYNAYQRTGDNQFLQLIDKLWAYIKVHIIDPRPGGEWFWSADDQGEPGQREVAGMWKCPYHNSRFCIEITERMN from the coding sequence GTGACAATATTACAAAAAGAGATTCGGCAGGAATGGCTGGAGCATATCCTCCCTTTCTGGATGAAGCTCAAAGATGAACAGTATGGAGGGTATTATGGTGAGGTCGGCTATGATCTGAATATCTCTTCCAACCCACCCAAGGGCGGTATTGCAACAGCACGTCTTCTCTGGTCTTTTGCTGCTGCTTACCGGATAACCGGTGATTCCCAGTATGCCCAACATGCCAGACATGCATACCAGTTTCTGTCTGGTCCGCTGTATGATCAAGAACATGAAGGCATTTACTGGGCTGTCGATTATCAGGGTAATCCGCTGGATACGCGCAAGCATGTGTATAATCAGGCTTTTGCTATTTACGCGTTCAGTGAATATTACCGGGCAACCGGCGAGGAAGAAGCGCTGCAGCTATCTATCCGGCTGTTTCGGTGGTTGGAACAAACCGGCTACAATCATCAAACCGGAGCCTATCGCGAAGAATTCGATCGTTTCTGGCAGGAGCAGCCCAACGAGATGCTGAGTGAAAATGGTGTCATCGCCGACATTACGATGAATACACACATCCACATATTGGAAGCGTATACGAATCTGTACCGGGTTTGGCCGGATGAACAAGTCCACCAGGCGCTCGATAATCTGCTGCTGATTTTGCATGATCGCATGTATGATCCACAGCTGCGGAGGCTGAATGTATTTTTTGATAACCAGTGGAATTCCCTGCTGGACCTCACTTCATTTGGACATGATATCGAAGCCAGCTGGCTGATTGACGATGCTATGCAAGTGATCGGCAATACCGATCCTGTCTATCAGCAGATGGTTATTGATATGGCTTACCGTGTTGCCGAAGTAGCTATACAGCCGGATGGATCACTGATGAATGAGCAGGAAAATGATCATATCGATACTTCGCGGATCTGGTGGGTACAGGCCGAGGCCGTGGTTGGATTTTACAATGCGTATCAGCGTACCGGTGATAATCAATTTCTTCAATTGATTGATAAATTGTGGGCGTATATCAAAGTCCATATTATTGATCCGCGTCCAGGCGGGGAATGGTTCTGGTCCGCTGACGATCAGGGAGAGCCCGGACAGCGCGAAGTCGCAGGCATGTGGAAATGTCCGTATCATAACAGCCGTTTTTGTATCGAAATTACCGAGAGGATGAATTAA
- a CDS encoding glycoside hydrolase family 5 protein — protein MKKLLCKGLLSTLVMVLAIYGMNSFAPKASAATGFYVSGTKLYDSTGKPFAMRGINHAHTWYKNDLSTAIPAIARTGANTVRIVLSNGMQYTKDDVNSVKNIISLVNQNKMIAVLEVHDATGKDDYNSLDAAVNYWISIKDALIGKEDRVIVNIANEWYGTWNGSAWADGYKQAIPKLRNAGIKNTLIVDAAGWGQYPQSIVDYGQSVFAADSQRNTIFSIHMYEYAGKDAATVKANIDGVLNKGLPVIIGEFGGYHTNGDVDEYAIMRYGQEKGIGWLAWSWYGNSSNLNYLDLATGPNGSLTSFGNTVVNDPSGIKATSQKAGIF, from the coding sequence ATGAAAAAGCTGTTGTGCAAAGGGTTACTGTCTACGCTTGTCATGGTTCTGGCTATCTATGGAATGAACAGTTTTGCACCCAAAGCGTCTGCTGCAACAGGGTTTTATGTAAGCGGTACCAAATTGTACGATTCTACCGGTAAGCCTTTTGCCATGCGGGGTATCAACCATGCACATACCTGGTACAAAAACGATCTGTCTACAGCTATTCCTGCTATTGCGCGTACTGGAGCCAATACGGTTCGCATCGTCCTGTCCAATGGGATGCAGTACACCAAAGATGATGTGAATTCGGTTAAAAATATTATTTCCCTCGTCAACCAGAATAAAATGATCGCTGTGCTTGAAGTACATGATGCTACAGGCAAAGACGATTATAACTCGCTGGATGCTGCCGTAAACTATTGGATTAGCATCAAAGATGCCCTGATCGGCAAAGAAGATCGTGTTATCGTGAATATTGCCAATGAGTGGTATGGCACATGGAATGGAAGCGCCTGGGCAGACGGTTACAAGCAGGCGATTCCCAAGCTCAGAAATGCAGGCATCAAAAATACCCTGATTGTGGATGCCGCCGGCTGGGGACAATACCCACAATCGATCGTAGATTATGGACAAAGTGTATTCGCAGCCGATTCACAGCGAAATACCATATTCTCGATTCATATGTACGAATACGCGGGCAAAGACGCAGCTACTGTCAAAGCCAATATTGATGGTGTACTAAACAAAGGACTTCCTGTAATCATCGGTGAATTTGGCGGCTACCATACGAATGGTGATGTGGATGAGTACGCGATCATGAGATATGGGCAGGAAAAAGGTATCGGCTGGCTCGCCTGGTCCTGGTATGGCAACAGCAGCAATCTGAACTATCTGGATCTGGCAACGGGTCCCAATGGCAGCCTGACCAGCTTTGGTAACACGGTAGTCAATGATCCAAGCGGAATCAAGGCGACTTCCCAGAAAGCTGGCATCTTCTAA